The genomic interval TTGCATTCCTCACCTTCCTAGATAGTTCTCGATCACCTTCGGATCCGAACTGACGAAGTCGATCGATCCTTCCGCCAGCACCGAGCCTTCCGCGAGGCACGTCACCTTGACACCAAGGTCGCGGATGAAGCCCATGTCGTGCTCGACGACGACGACCGACCGGGTCTTGGCGATATCCTTGAGCAGGATCGCCGTTTCCGCCGTCTCCGCATCCGTCATGCCGGCCACCGGCTCGTCGACGAGGAGCAGCTTCGGCTCTTGCGCCAAGAGCATTCCGATCTCCAGCCATTGCTTCTGTCCGTGCGAAAGGTTGGCGGCCAATTCGTCGCGCCGGTGCGTCAGTCGTACTGTTTCCATAATCTCGTCTATGCGCGCCCTGTCCTCGCCTGAAAGACGGTAGAACAGGGTCGAAAAGACTGAGCGTCGGCGGTTCAGCGCCAGTTCCAGATTGTCCCACACCGTATGGCTTTCGAAGACCGTGGGCTTCTGGAACTTGCGGCCGATGCCGAGCTGAGCGATGTCGGCCTCATCCTTCTTGGTGAGATCGACGGTGCCGTTGAAGAAAACCTCGCCTTCGTCGGGCCTGGTCTTGCCGGTGATGATATCCATCATCGTCGTCTTGCCGGCGCCGTTCGGGCCGATGATGGCGCGAAGCTCGCCCGGCTCGATGACGATCGAGAGCGAATTCAGCGCCTTGAAGCCGTCAAAGGAAACGGAGACGCCGCTGAGATAGAGGACGCTGTTGGGTTTGACGTCGGGAATCATGGCACTCACTCCGCTGCCTGGATTTTCGGCTCGATGCCGTCTTCCTGCGCAGGCGGCGGCGCAGCTTTGGTAACGGCTTTCCGCCCGCCGAGATAATGCGAGATCGTGCCGACGACGCCCTTCGGCAGGAACAGCGTGACGGCAACGAAGAGGCCACCCAGCGCAAACAGCCAGATCTCCGGGAACAGGCCGGTGAAGATCGTCTTGCCGCCATTGACGAGGATCGCGCCGATGATCGGCCCGATCAGCGTTCCCCGCCCGCCGACCGCCGTCCAGATGACGACTTCGATAGAGTTTGCAGGCGCAAATTCGCCAGGATTGATGATGCCAACCTGCGGCACGTAGAGAGCGCCGGCAATGCCCGCCATCATCGCCGAAACGACGAAGGTGAAGAGCTTGAAATGCTCAACGCGGTAGCCGAGGAAGCGCGTGCGGCTTTCGGCATCGCGCACGCCAACCAGCACCTTGCCGAACTTCGAGCGCACGATCGCCGAGGCAATCGTGAGCGACAGTGCCAGGAAGATTGCGGTCGCGGCAAAGAGGCTGGCGCGCGTGCCGTCCGCCTGGATGTTGAAACCGAGGATGTCCTTGAAATCGGTCATGCCGTTATTGCCGCCGAACCCCATGTCGTTGCGGAAAAACGCAAGCAGCAGCGCATAGGTCATCGCCTGGGTGATGATCGAGAGGTAGACGCCGTTGACCCGCGAGCGGAAGGCGAACCAGCCGAAGATGAAGGCGAGCAGGCCAGGCACGAGAAGCACCATCAGCGCCGCGAACCAGAACTGATCGAAGCCGTGCCAGAACCAGGGCAGTTCCTTCCAGTTCAGGAATACCATGAAATCGGGCAGGATCGGATCGCCGTAGACGCCGCGCGAGCCGATCTGGCGCATCAGATACATGCCCATCGCATAACCGCCGAGCGCGAAAAAGGCGCCGTGGCCGAGCGAGAGGATGCCGCAGAAACCCCAGACGAGATCGAGCGCCAGCGCCAGAAGCGCATAAGTCAGATACTTGCCGAACAGCGCCATGATATAGGTCGGAACGTGCAGCGGATGGGTCGGGCCGGTGGCAAGGTTCAGCACCGGCACGAGGATGGCGGCCGCCAGCAGCAGGGCGACGGCAATTGAGATCCTGCGATCGAGAGACCGGAGAAGGAAGGCCGTTATCATGCTTCCACCGCCCTTCCTTTGAGTGCGAAGAGCCCGCGCGGACGCTTCTGGATGAAGAGAATGATGAGGACGAGCACCAGGATCTTGCCGAGCACGGCGCCGGCGAAGGGCTCGAGGAACTTGTTGACGACGCCGAGCGACAGCGCGCCGACCAGCGTGCCCCAGAGATTGCCGACGCCGCCGAAGACGACGACCATGAAGCTGTCGATGATGTAGTTCTGGCCGAGGTTGGGCGAGACGTTGTCGATCTGCGAGAGCGCCACGCCCGCCATGCCGGCAATGCCGGAGCCGAGCGCAAAGGTGAAGGCGTCGACCCAGCCGGTGCGGATGCCCATCGAGGAGGCCATCCGCCGGTTCTGCGTCACTGCCCGCATCTGCAGGCCGAAGGCGGAACGCTTGAGCAGCATCAACAGCGTCAAAAACACGACCAGCGAGAAGACGATGATCCAGAGCCGGTTCCAGGTGATGACGAGCCCGCCGAAATCGAAGGCGCCGGACATCCAGCTCGGATTGCGAACCTCACGATTGGTCGGGCCGAAATAGCTGCGGATCGCCTGCTGCAGGATCAGCGACACGCCCCACGTGGCGAGCAGGGTTTCCAGCGGCCGGCCGTAGAGATAGCGAATCACCGAACGTTCGATGACGAGACCGACCAGACCGGTGAAGAGGAAGGCCGCCGGTACCGCGAAGGCCAGCGAATAATCGGCAAGCGAGGGAAAGGCCGAGGCGATCGTTTCCTGCACGACATAGGTCGTATAGGCGCCGATCATCACCATCTCGCCATGCGCCATGTTTATGACGCCCATGACGCCGAAAGTGATGGCAAGGCCGATCGCGGCCAAGAGCAGCACCGAACCGAGCGACAGGCCGTACCAGACGTTCTGGACGACGTCCCACAGCGCCAGGTCGCGGTTGATCGAATTGATCTCCGTCTGAATCGCAGGCTTCAGATCGTCCGGCGCATTCGCCATCGCCGTCGTCAGGATCGTCAGCGCATCGCGGCCGCCACGGGCAGCGATCATGTCGATTGCCGCCTTCTTGTCCTCGATGCCGGCATCGCTCTTCAGCATCATCACGGCGCGCGCCGCTTCCATCGTGCTTTTGATCTCGCCGTCCTTTTCGGCCGACAGAGCCGAGTTCAGGAGATCGAGATTGGCGGGATCGGCATCCTTGAGCATGCCCTCAGCCGCCGCGAGCCGCGCGGAGCGATCCGGGCTCAGAAGCGTCAGCTGGCTCATCATCGTCGTGATCGTGGTGCGCAGCGCATTGTTGATCTTGACCTTCGACATCATGTCGGGGTCAACATCGGCGACCGCCTCGCCGGTGATCGGATCGGAATAGGTGGGCTCATCCTCCGTGCCGCCCTGAACGAGAACGGGACCGCCCTCCGAATTGACGTAGAGCTGGCCGTCGCTCAGCTGCTTCAGGATCTTGCTGACATGCGGGTCGCCGGAAGCGGCGAGTGCCCGTATCGCCGCATCGCGCTCGGGAAAGCCGCCGACGCCGAGCGCATCGACGAGTGCATGCACATCGCCCTCGGCGCGAAGGCCGGTCATCGAAAGCGTCAGGCCCGAAAACATCAGGCAAAATGTCAGAAGAAAGATCTTGATGGCGCGAAACATCGGCTCTCTCGCCTTGATTGTCGTCGGCCTTGCGGCGCAGCGGTAAGGACGGAGCTTCCGCCCGGATCAGCTCCGGACGGAAGTCTTCAGGCTTTCAACGGTTGGGATATCCTCAGGAGCCCTTGCCGCCGCACTTGCCTGTGGCAACGTTGAAGTTGCCGCAGGAGAGAGGCTTGCGCCAATCGGAGATCAGGTCCTTGGAGTCGGGCAGGTAGTCGGACCATTCGTCGCCGACGACGGCGGGGGTCTGCTGGACGATTTCGAACTGGCCGTCGGCCTGGATTTCACCGATCAGCACCGGCTTGGTGATGTGGTGGTTCGGCATGACGGTGGCATAACCGCCGGAGAGGTTCGGAACGGTGACGCCGATGATGGTGTCGAGAACGGCATCCGTGTCGGTTGTGCCAGCAGCCTGAACGGCCTTCACCCAGGCGTTGAAGCCGATATAGGCGGCTTCCATCGGGTCGTTGGTCACGCGCTTGTCGTTCTTGGTGAAGGCATGCCATTCCTTGATGAACTTCTTGTTGGCGGGGCTTTCCACCGACTCGAAGTAGTTCCAGGCGGCGAGATGGCCGACGAGCGGCTTGGTGTCGAGACCGGCCAACTCTTCTTCGCCGACCGAGAAGGCGACGACCGGAATGTCGGTTGCCTTGATGCCCTGGTTGCCGAGTTCCTTGTAGAAGGGCACGTTGGCATCGCCGTTGATGGTGGAGACAACGGCGGTCTTCTTGCCGGCCGAACCGAATTCCTTGATCTTGGCGACCTCGGTCTGCCAGTCCGAGAAACCGAACGGCGTGTAGTTGACGAGAATGTCTTCCTTCGGAATGCCCTTGGATTCGAGATAGGCTGCCAGGATCTTGTTGGTCGTACGCGGATAGACGTAGTCGGTGCCTTCGAGCACGAAGCGCTTCACGCCTTCGGTGTTCATCAGGTAGTCGACTGCCGGGATCGCCTGCTGGTTCGGGGCGGCACCCGTGTAGAAGATGTTGCGCGAGGATTCTTCACCCTCGTACTGCACGGGA from Rhizobium lentis carries:
- the urtD gene encoding urea ABC transporter ATP-binding protein UrtD, coding for MIPDVKPNSVLYLSGVSVSFDGFKALNSLSIVIEPGELRAIIGPNGAGKTTMMDIITGKTRPDEGEVFFNGTVDLTKKDEADIAQLGIGRKFQKPTVFESHTVWDNLELALNRRRSVFSTLFYRLSGEDRARIDEIMETVRLTHRRDELAANLSHGQKQWLEIGMLLAQEPKLLLVDEPVAGMTDAETAETAILLKDIAKTRSVVVVEHDMGFIRDLGVKVTCLAEGSVLAEGSIDFVSSDPKVIENYLGR
- the urtB gene encoding urea ABC transporter permease subunit UrtB, whose translation is MFRAIKIFLLTFCLMFSGLTLSMTGLRAEGDVHALVDALGVGGFPERDAAIRALAASGDPHVSKILKQLSDGQLYVNSEGGPVLVQGGTEDEPTYSDPITGEAVADVDPDMMSKVKINNALRTTITTMMSQLTLLSPDRSARLAAAEGMLKDADPANLDLLNSALSAEKDGEIKSTMEAARAVMMLKSDAGIEDKKAAIDMIAARGGRDALTILTTAMANAPDDLKPAIQTEINSINRDLALWDVVQNVWYGLSLGSVLLLAAIGLAITFGVMGVINMAHGEMVMIGAYTTYVVQETIASAFPSLADYSLAFAVPAAFLFTGLVGLVIERSVIRYLYGRPLETLLATWGVSLILQQAIRSYFGPTNREVRNPSWMSGAFDFGGLVITWNRLWIIVFSLVVFLTLLMLLKRSAFGLQMRAVTQNRRMASSMGIRTGWVDAFTFALGSGIAGMAGVALSQIDNVSPNLGQNYIIDSFMVVVFGGVGNLWGTLVGALSLGVVNKFLEPFAGAVLGKILVLVLIILFIQKRPRGLFALKGRAVEA
- the urtA gene encoding urea ABC transporter substrate-binding protein; the protein is MNLRTTITGAALGAVMAASAAFSGAVAADDTIKVGVLHSLSGTMAISETTLKDAMLMLIDEQNKKGGLLGKKLEAVVVDPASDWPLFAEKARELIEKDKVAAVFGCWTSSSRKSVLPVFEELNSLLFYPVQYEGEESSRNIFYTGAAPNQQAIPAVDYLMNTEGVKRFVLEGTDYVYPRTTNKILAAYLESKGIPKEDILVNYTPFGFSDWQTEVAKIKEFGSAGKKTAVVSTINGDANVPFYKELGNQGIKATDIPVVAFSVGEEELAGLDTKPLVGHLAAWNYFESVESPANKKFIKEWHAFTKNDKRVTNDPMEAAYIGFNAWVKAVQAAGTTDTDAVLDTIIGVTVPNLSGGYATVMPNHHITKPVLIGEIQADGQFEIVQQTPAVVGDEWSDYLPDSKDLISDWRKPLSCGNFNVATGKCGGKGS
- the urtC gene encoding urea ABC transporter permease subunit UrtC, whose product is MITAFLLRSLDRRISIAVALLLAAAILVPVLNLATGPTHPLHVPTYIMALFGKYLTYALLALALDLVWGFCGILSLGHGAFFALGGYAMGMYLMRQIGSRGVYGDPILPDFMVFLNWKELPWFWHGFDQFWFAALMVLLVPGLLAFIFGWFAFRSRVNGVYLSIITQAMTYALLLAFFRNDMGFGGNNGMTDFKDILGFNIQADGTRASLFAATAIFLALSLTIASAIVRSKFGKVLVGVRDAESRTRFLGYRVEHFKLFTFVVSAMMAGIAGALYVPQVGIINPGEFAPANSIEVVIWTAVGGRGTLIGPIIGAILVNGGKTIFTGLFPEIWLFALGGLFVAVTLFLPKGVVGTISHYLGGRKAVTKAAPPPAQEDGIEPKIQAAE